Proteins found in one Thermodesulfatator atlanticus DSM 21156 genomic segment:
- a CDS encoding class I SAM-dependent methyltransferase encodes MERILEPELMLDEEQAKAYALADFSAPHQMFVDLFRKKFGPEFAGTVLDLGCGPADISVRFAKAYPECTIIGLDGSPAMLKYGQMRLEKEGLTKRIKLILGKIPEADLPEKSFDAVIVNSLLHHLPEPLVMWETIKKVAKPKAYVFVMDLLRPESQEAAKEIVEKYAADEPEVLKRDFYHSLLAGFRPEEIKIQLEQAGLAHFAIEIVTDRHFIVYGRL; translated from the coding sequence GTGGAACGGATTCTTGAGCCTGAGCTTATGCTTGATGAAGAACAAGCCAAGGCCTATGCCCTGGCTGATTTTTCCGCACCGCACCAGATGTTTGTGGATCTTTTCAGGAAAAAGTTTGGCCCCGAGTTTGCCGGTACTGTCTTAGACCTTGGTTGCGGCCCAGCAGATATAAGTGTGCGCTTTGCTAAAGCCTATCCAGAATGCACCATCATTGGTCTTGATGGCTCCCCTGCCATGCTCAAATATGGCCAAATGCGCCTTGAAAAAGAAGGCCTTACTAAGCGCATCAAACTAATCCTTGGAAAAATCCCAGAGGCTGATTTACCTGAAAAATCATTTGACGCCGTTATCGTAAATTCTCTTTTACACCACTTGCCAGAGCCCCTGGTAATGTGGGAAACCATCAAAAAAGTAGCTAAACCCAAAGCTTACGTGTTTGTGATGGATCTTTTGCGCCCCGAGAGCCAGGAAGCTGCTAAGGAAATAGTCGAAAAATATGCCGCAGACGAACCTGAAGTACTTAAAAGAGATTTTTACCACTCTCTTTTAGCAGGGTTTCGCCCTGAAGAAATAAAAATTCAACTTGAACAAGCCGGCCTTGCGCATTTTGCAATAGAAATCGTCACAGACCGGCATTTTATCGTTTATGGCCGCCTTTAA